The nucleotide sequence TCCGGCTCGACGAGCAGATGCGCCACCGGCACCGACAACGCCCGGGCCAGCGCCTCGAGCGTCGCAATCGTCACGTTCTCCGAACCGCGCTCGACCCGCCCGACATAGGCCCGGTCGATGCCGGCCGCGAGCGCCAACCGCTCCTGCGACAGGCCTTGCGTGACCCGCAACCGCCGC is from Methylorubrum sp. B1-46 and encodes:
- a CDS encoding helix-turn-helix domain-containing protein, translating into MDARTIIGWNLRRLRVTQGLSQERLALAAGIDRAYVGRVERGSENVTIATLEALARALSVPVAHLLVEPDGEAQRPAPLKAGRKPAR